One Pocillopora verrucosa isolate sample1 chromosome 10, ASM3666991v2, whole genome shotgun sequence genomic window carries:
- the LOC131771637 gene encoding piggyBac transposable element-derived protein 4-like, producing the protein MATSRIDPVTDFAIESDESDVEVEFVDEDDLPLSCVHSGNNFLEHPESDEEVGSDFLSDSGDSEAGEGGESEDDEELETDESIWTEELTTRTDIDFNQAVGMAVDPASLKSSKDFFELFFTDQVWQLLATQTNLYASQKRGPEENSVWYPVSVEEMKAWLALYLCMGIVNKPNIKSYWSTDPILSTPFFPATMSRTRFVQILRYLHFADNNLAPRPDSPDYNKLYKIQPVLDLVVPRFKAVYHPKRELAVDETLIKFKGRVHFRQFIPSKPGRFGIKAFTLAESTSGYVLGSKVYTGKEAGVVQKDLGKKAVMSLMEPFLGKGYYLFMDNYYTSVGLFEELEERSTLACGTVRSNRVDLPKEICNLKSRQVKQLKRGESLYRQKGTLTCVTWRDRKVVSMLATLPTGEEDSDEVERSVKVNGHWQKKNFARPGVINLYNTFMGGVDVADQRVSTYARLMRGSVWYYKLFFYVVEVCISNAHILENKSLLHTTRNGLLFRRSLIDELIQQQSFRRDTRSPQNPIPQIRFNQGHFHHLVSHKTRSTCKVHLQRVDTTFSCAVCGVRMCQEPCFQRYHTLRDYYYNDEEREGPRRLKEGRGRPRARGRARTLQN; encoded by the coding sequence ATGGCGACTTCGAGGATAGATCCAGTAACAGATTTTGCTATCGAAAGCGATGAAAGCGACGTTGAAGTTGAGTTTGTCGATGAGGATGACCTTCCTCTATCTTGTGTTCATTCGGGGAATAATTTCCTTGAGCATCCAGAGTCAGATGAAGAAGTGGGCTCCGATTTTTTGTCAGACTCAGGTGATAGTGAAGCAGGCGAAGGAGGGGAAAGCGAAGATGATGAAGAATTGGAGACAGATGAATCGATTTGGACCGAAGAGTTAACCACAAGAACTGATATTGACTTTAATCAAGCTGTTGGAATGGCTGTGGATCCTGCATCATTGAAGTCaagcaaagatttttttgagcTCTTCTTTACAGATCAGGTATGGCAGCTGTTAGCCACTCAAACTAACTTGTATGCTTCACAGAAGAGAGGGcctgaagaaaattcagtcTGGTATCCAGTGTCTgtagaagaaatgaaagcttGGCTAGCTCTTTATTTGTGCATGGGTATTGTTAATAAGCCAAATATTAAATCCTACTGGAGCACTGACCCAATACTGTCCACCCCATTCTTTCCTGCTACTATGTCAAGAACAAGGTTTGTTCAGATTTTACGTTACCTTCATTTTGCTGATAACAACCTTGCCCCCAGACCTGACTCACCAGACTACaacaaattatacaaaattcAACCTGTTCTTGATCTTGTGGTACCCAGATTTAAAGCAGTTTACCACCCTAAGAGGGAACTTGCTGTTGATGAGACTCTAATAAAATTCAAAGGCAGAGTTCATTTTAGGCAGTTCATCCCAAGCAAACCTGGCAGGTTTGGAATAAAGGCTTTTACTCTTGCTGAATCAACCAGTGGTTATGTCCTGGGTAGCAAAGTTTACACTGGAAAGGAGGCTGGAGTTGTCCAGAAAGATCTGGGGAAAAAAGCTGTCATGTCTTTGATGGAACCTTTTCTGGGCAAAGGATATTATCTTTTCATGGACAATTATTATACttctgttggtttgtttgagGAGTTAGAAGAGAGGTCCACCCTTGCTTGTGGGACTGTAAGGTCTAACAGAGTAGACCTTCCAAAAGAGATCTGCAATCTTAAGTCCAGACAGGTGAAGCAACTGAAAAGGGGTGAGTCCTTGTACCGACAGAAGGGAACACTGACTTGCGTGACATGGCGTGACAGAAAAGTTGTTAGCATGTTAGCCACTCTTCCTACAGGTGAGGAAGATTCTGATGAAGTGGAGAGATCTGTGAAGGTCAATGGCCattggcaaaagaaaaactttgcccGTCCTGGTGTGATCAACCTCTATAACACTTTCATGGGAGGTGTTGATGTTGCTGACCAGAGAGTGTCAACATATGCTAGACTCATGAGGGGCTCAGTGTGGTACTATAAGTTGTTCTTCTATGTTGTAGAAGTGTGCATTTCAAATGCACACATATTAGAGAACAAATCACTACTTCACACCACCAGAAATGGCCTGCTTTTCAGAAGATCATTGATTGATGAGCTCATCCAACAGCAAAGCTTCCGGAGAGACACAAGATCACCTCAAAATCCAATCCCACAGATTCGATTTAACCAGGGTCACTTTCACCACCTTGTGAGCCACAAAACAAGATCTACATGCAAGGTTCACCTGCAACGTGTGGATACCACATTCAGCTGTGCAGTATGTGGAGTGCGCATGTGTCAAGAGCCATGTTTTCAAAGGTACCACACCCTGAGGGATTACTATTACAATGATGAAGAGCGGGAAGGACCCAGACGTCTAAAGGAAGGAAGGGGGAGGCCTCGGGCAAGGGGAAGAGCAAGAACCTTGCAGAACTGA
- the LOC136283948 gene encoding zinc finger protein 862-like yields the protein MFNHSLIFNKDLAYSPKVQMWWLVYIEGEGQYCLICKKFDSKNPQNKKEFFSAEPSTRLKKDCLEEHIATKRHKDAITAILMNRFSVFQKELDHNAEVQVDVYERVFYCLYWLAKEDIANVKVKSLLKLVAKLGCDMSGFNHTSVGSFRNMLLLLGEMIQNEVISAVTGPFGVMVDDMTDIANLEQMIGFIQYYNRGSEKVEVKFLCLENVLASSDAADSLTITSILLEVIEKHSLNFDWFKSFVSDGASVMVGERSGVATRLKADERIQSLISVHCVCHKLALACTDTLNDLATIKKMQNTLNTLWQLLDNSNKKTAIFLKVQLEVSEITLSNKNSQKKIAKKLKKACQTRWLSFNAAVQSAWESFSAIIQFLIRMKDEDPTCQGLLVQMNNVRFLACLYVLKHVLPVLDNLSKSFQHSTVNFSHLKPEIVRAKAALDEVATKEVPIKQFCQDIKEGKMVLLQFSPSEHQLASMRNLLLKYVSALKENIDLRFQNTLPLLGALSIFDPTLIPASSSELPSYGVDSIQVLAKHYFPDQQDRLLAEWNILKYHMKEMAIPADVKEGKTTMPAEWCMSQLMKQRSSFLSLLPLLMHIVEIALTMPISNAWPERGVSRVKLIKSRLRSRLTNEMLEALVNISMNGPEANSSECDTLVKKTTEKWLSGKRYNLAKGKSASRESKGKEPAPPELTSVSTQTDPQVEDRQSQEEQQALQEEEQALIKLGLANFQDDPSCDDSDRDSAMGESDFSDSDF from the coding sequence ATGTTTAATCACAGCCTTATCTTTAATAAGGATTTGGCCTATAGCCCTAAAGTACAGATGTGGTGGCTCGTTTACATCGAAGGAGAAGGTCAATACTGTCTGATCTGCAAGAAGTTTGATTCCAAGAATCcccaaaacaaaaaggaatttttttctgcagaaccaagCACAAGGTTAAAGAAAGATTGCCTCGAGGAGCACATTGCAACAAAGAGACACAAAGATGCAATCACTGCCATTCTTATGAACAGGTTCTCAGTTTTCCAGAAAGAGCTCGATCATAATGCTGAAGTTCAGGTTGATGTGTATGAAAGAGTTTTCTATTGCCTTTACTGGTTGGCAAAGGAGGATATAGCAAATGTCAAGGTTAAGAGTCTGTTAAAGTTGGTTGCGAAGCTGGGGTGTGATATGAGTGGCTTTAATCACACATCAGTAGGTTCCTTTCGCAACATGTTGCTTCTTCTTGGTGAAATGATTCAAAATGAAGTCATTTCTGCTGTAACTGGGCCATTTGGGGTGATGGTTGATGACATGACTGACATTGCAAATTTGGAGCAAATGATTGGTTTCATCCAGTATTATAACAGGGGTAGCGAAAAGGTTGAGGTGAAATTTTTGTGTTTGGAAAATGTTCTCGCCAGCTCTGACGCAGCAGATTCTTTAACCATCACAAGCATCCTTCTGGAAGTCATTGAGAAACACAGTCTCAATTTTGACTGGTTTAAAAGCTTTGTGTCAGATGGAGCAAGTGTCATGGTGGGAGAAAGGTCAGGTGTAGCTACCAGGCTGAAAGCAGATGAAAGAATCCAGTCGTTAATATCTGTCCACTGTGTTTGTCACAAACTAGCGCTGGCGTGTACCGACACTTTAAACGATCTTGCCACAATAAAGAAGATGCAGAACACACTAAACACCCTTTGGCAACTCCTTGACAACTCGAACAAGAAGACAGCCATTTTCCTGAAAGTTCAACTTGAGGTGAGTGAAATAACTCTCTCAAACAAGAATTCGCAGAAGAAGATAGCTAAGAAGCTGAAGAAGGCCTGTCAGACACGATGGCTGTCATTTAACGCTGCCGTTCAATCCGCTTGGGAGAGCTTCTCTGCCATCATCCAGTTCCTTATCAGGATGAAAGATGAGGACCCCACATGCCAGGGCCTGTTAGTTCAAATGAACAACGTCCGCTTCCTGGCTTGCTTGTATGTTTTAAAGCATGTGCTTCCTGTTCTTGACAACCTGTCAAAATCGTTTCAGCATTCTACTGTCAATTTCAGTCACCTTAAACCAGAAATTGTTCGTGCTAAGGCAGCGCTGGATGAAGTGGCAACCAAAGAAGTCCCCATCAAGCAATTTTGCCAAGATATCAAGGAAGGAAAGATGGTGCTGCTGCAGTTTTCCCCTTCTGAGCATCAGCTTGCATCCATGCGAAATTTGTTGCTCAAGTATGTCTCTGCTTTGAAGGAAAACATCGACCTGAGGTTTCAGAACACCCTCCCTCTTCTGGGAGCGCTCTCCATCTTTGATCCAACTCTTATTCCTGCAAGCTCTTCAGAACTTCCCTCTTACGGAGTAGATTCTATCCAAGTTCTTGCCAAGCACTACTTCCCCGACCAACAAGACCGACTTTTGGCAGAGTGGAATATATTAAAGTACCACATGAAGGAGATGGCCATTCCAGCTGATGTAAAAGAAGGCAAGACTACCATGCCAGCAGAGTGGTGCATGTCCCAGCTAATGAAACAAagatcttctttcctttctcttctccCTCTCCTCATGCACATTGTAGAAATAGCTCTCACGATGCCCATAAGCAACGCATGGCCTGAAAGGGGAGTCAGTCGAGTTAAGCTTATAAAGTCAAGGCTCAGGAGCAGGCTGACCAATGAGATGTTGGAGGCCCTTGTTAATATCTCTATGAATGGTCCAGAGGCAAATTCTTCAGAATGTGACACCCTGGTGAAGAAGACCACTGAGAAATGGCTCTCTGGAAAACGCTACAATTTGGCCAAAGGGAAGTCAGCCTCAAGAGAAAGCAAGGGCAAAGAACCTGCACCACCAGAATTAACAAGTGTATCAACACAGACGGACCCACAAGTTGAAGATCGTCAGAgtcaagaagaacaacaagcGTTGCAAGAGGAAGAGCAGGCCCTCATTAAACTTGGCTTAGCAAATTTTCAAGATGATCCAAGTTGTGACGACAGTGACAGGGACAGTGCAATGGGGGAAAGTGATTTCAGTGACAGTGACTTTTAA
- the LOC136283943 gene encoding uncharacterized protein, which produces MSENFKNFELRFHDYCIQADYRNLAKNPETERADYYKKPLLEISALRSAMPDEALQVIRYTIEPQIAADDQKKPWIWMDKLRLHYTGSIGSSLLADRFKFWNTQQSPHESVQEWEVKVRQAGSLCSYNALTDEMCRDKFVFGLHDGTMRAELLKTHLKSDGMPKSMQDVVAEAKALESAQKANKLITDATKGIEEQVNWISHKQMKLKREPGTCFWCGDRRGPHPWKTCPANGKTCTKCGINDHFSRVCLETGAPQHEQPRRTTQWQAQGRGRGHRAPRGRSQPKPPREQNVHMLQMTNDQHPVEYYTDDYQEQCYSLETRQIHSIHTTHAKKKYFVTLPMSATGNKFTPVTFQIDTAATCNTLSEDTLFRLMPNMKLRKSPYLLHPYGDSQPLKPLGQIDLLCERNKRYESLTFQILPRDVMMNKPALLSGSDCKALGLITIRAHEIFSLTSAVRDSSGKRAPTYPASSPQTNPDPGNPAAQANGTLKGVKGRHPDQPDSANPYGDPATPSPSKPIMIPSKRRLAPPGNLTKEDILTQYPENFEGLGCLGPPVHFEVKADVSPVQMPIHRVPVAKRMKEKEALDRYTAAGIIKKVEEPTSWCSNEVIKETPKKTRICIDPSQTVNKGILRLVYQMPTLSEQLHKLCHAKCFSLVDVREGFLHVPLDEESSLMTTMHTSYGRYRWLRLPFGISSAPEEFQKRLMSALEGLDGVLCIADDILVFGEGTTYQEAEKDHDRRLVALMERCSKKNIKLNQSKLQFKLQQVKFMGNVITDRGMQADPDKIAAISAMAPPRNKAGVQRFVGMANYLSPYCPNLSTIIRPLTQLTKSDIPFMWAQAQDDAFNKAKHLISTAPVLQYYDLSKPVTLQVDASEEGVGGALLQPNSEGRLQPVAYTSNSLNATEQRYSQIEKECLAICNAFGKFDHWLYGKSDIEVHTDHQPLETICKKTSAQSPSTATENANETAEIPLHHPIQERNLTLPGRHSLKSSTTYPSTCQGHRL; this is translated from the coding sequence ATGTCAGAAAATTTCAAGAACTTCGAACTCAGATTCCACGACTACTGCATCCAAGCAGACTACCGAAACTTAGCGAAAAACCCCGAGACAGAAAGAGCAGATTACTACAAGAAACCGTTACTGGAAATATCAGCGCTCCGATCGGCAATGCCGGACGAAGCCTTGCAAGTGATCCGTTACACAATTGAACCCCAGATAGCAGCTGATGATCAGAAAAAACCATGGATCTGGATGGACAAATTACGACTTCATTACACTGGATCTATCGGAAGCTCCCTATTGGCGGACAGATTTAAATTCTGGAACACTCAGCAAAGCCCACACGAATCTGTTCAGGAATGGGAAGTTAAGGTCAGACAGGCGGGCAGCCTGTGCTCGTACAATGCACTGACCGACGAAATGTGCCGTGACAAATTCGTTTTTGGCTTGCACGATGGCACAATGAGAGCTGAGTTACTAAAAACGCATTTAAAGTCGGACGGAATGCCCAAGTCCATGCAAGATGTCGTTGCCGAAGCCAAGGCCCTCGAGTCAGCCCAAAAAGCCAACAAACTCATAACAGACGCCACAAAAGGAATCGAGGAACAAGTTAATTGGATAAGCcacaaacaaatgaaactaaAGCGGGAGCCTGGAACCTGCTTTTGGTGTGGAGACCGACGCGGACCTCACCCCTGGAAAACATGCCCTGCAAATGGCAAAACCTGCACTAAGTGTGGAATTAACGACCACTTCTCCAGAGTCTGTCTCGAGACAGGCGCCCCCCAACATGAACAACCAAGGAGAACTACCCAATGGCAAGCTCAGGGTAGGGGGCGAGGCCACAGAGCACCTCGCGGCCGGTCCCAACCAAAACCCCCTCGTGAACAAAACGTACATATGCTGCAGATGACAAATGACCAACACCCTGTGGAGTACTACACTGATGACTACCAAGAACAGTGCTACTCCCTGGAAACACGGCAAATACACAGTATCCACACAACCCacgcaaagaaaaaatactttgttACACTGCCCATGTCTGCAACAGGGAACAAATTCACCCCAGTGACATTCCAAATAGACACCGCCGCCACATGCAATACCTTGTCTGAAGATACCCTTTTCAGGCTGATGCCAAACATGAAGCTTAGAAAGTCACCCTACCTACTACACCCCTATGGCGACTCCCAGCCGCTGAAACCACTGGGGCAGATCGACCTTCTGTGCGAAAGAAACAAACGATACGAATCGCTCACATTCCAGATACTTCCTAGGGATGTCATGATGAACAAACCAGCCCTTCTCTCTGGCTCCGACTGCAAGGCACTGGGGCTCATCACCATCAGGGCACACGAAATATTCTCACTCACATCAGCAGTAAGAGACTCGTCAGGCAAGAGAGCCCCTACCTACCCAGCCAGCTCGCCACAAACCAATCCAGACCCAGGCAACCCAGCAGCTCAAGCCAACGGTACACTCAAGGGAGTAAAAGGCCGCCACCCTGACCAACCCGACAGTGCCAACCCATACGGTGACCCAGCAACGCCCTCACCTTCTAAACCTATAATGATCCCTTCCAAACGACGCCTGGCCCCACCCGGGAACCTCACCAAGGAAGACATACTAACACAGTATCCTGAAAACTTCGAAGGCCTTGGCTGCCTGGGACCCCCAGTTCATTTCGAAGTAAAAGCTGACGTCTCACCAGTACAAATGCCAATACATCGAGTCCCTGTGGCAAAACgcatgaaagaaaaggaagccCTTGACAGATACACCGCAGCTGGTATCATAAAGAAAGTAGAGGAACCCACCTCGTGGTGCTCCAATGAAGTCATTAAAGAGACACCAAAGAAGACAAGAATCTGCATTGACCCCAGTCAAACAGTCAATAAAGGAATTCTCAGACTAGTGTATCAAATGCCAACACTGTCTGAACAGCTCCATAAACTCTGCCATGCCAAATGTTTCTCACTTGTTGATGTCAGAGAAGGCTTTCTACACGTACCACTTGATGAAGAATCGTCACTGATGACGACAATGCACACGTCTTATGGGAGATACCGATGGCTCCGCCTCCCATTTGGCATATCAAGCGCTCCTGAGGAATTTCAAAAGCGCCTCATGTCAGCTCTAGAGGGTCTTGATGGAGTATTATGCATCGCCGATGATATACTTGTGTTCGGAGAAGGAACAACCTACCAAGAAGCTGAGAAAGACCACGACCGCCGTCTTGTCGCACTTATGGAGCGCTGCTccaaaaagaacataaaattaaacCAGAGCAAACTGCAGTTCAAGTTACAACAAGTCAAATTCATGGGCAACGTCATAACTGATCGAGGAATGCAAGCAGACCCAGACAAGATAGCAGCAATCTCAGCAATGGCCCCACCCCGAAACAAAGCAGGTGTTCAGCGATTCGTGGGAATGGCCAACTATCTCTCACCCTATTGTCCAAACCTCAGCACCATCATCCGGCCTCTCACCCAACTCACCAAGTCAGATATCCCCTTTATGTGGGCACAAGCACAAGATGACGCATTTAACAAAGCCAAACACCTCATCTCCACTGCACCAGTGCTCCAATACTATGACCTCAGTAAACCGGTCACACTTCAAGTCGACGCTAGTGAAGAAGGCGTGGGCGGTGCCCTCCTTCAGCCCAATAGTGAAGGACGCCTCCAACCCGTAGCATACACATCAAACAGCCTCAACGCAACAGAACAACGATACTCCCAAATCGAAAAAGAGTGCTTGGCCATTTGTAACgcatttggaaaatttgaccacTGGCTCTATGGCAAATCAGATATCGAAGTTCACACCGACCACCAGCCACTTGAGACCATCTGCAAAAAAACCTCTGCACAAAGCCCCAGCACGGCTACAGAAAATGCTAATGAGACTGCAGAGATACCGCTTCACCATCCAATACAAGAAAGGAACCTCACTCTACCTGGCAGACACTCTCTCAAGAGCAGCACTACCTACCCCAGTACATGCCAGGGTCACAGGCTTTGA